Genomic window (Gammaproteobacteria bacterium):
CTGTACCTGCCTGCGCTGCTGCTGGTCGTGGCCGGCGCGCTCACCAAGAGCGCGCAGTTTCCCTGGCATTTCTGGCTGCCGCAGGCGATGGTGGCGCCGACGCCGGTATCCGCGTACCTGCACTCCGCGGCGATGGTCAAGCTCGGCGTCTTCCTGCTGGTACGGCTGTGGCCCGTGCTGGCGGGCACCGATGCCTGGATGCTGAGTGTCGGCCTCGCCGGCCTGGTGACCTTCGTGCTGGGTGCGTTCATCGCCATTTTCCAGCAGGACCTGAAGGGCCTGCTGGCGTATTCGACCATCAGCCACCTCGGGCTGATCACCGCGCTGCTCGGCCTGAACAGCCCGCTGGCAACCGTGGCCGCCATCTTCCACATCCTCAACCATGCGACCTTCAAGGCCTCGCTGTTCATGGCGGTGGGTGTCATCGACCATGAAGCCGGCACCCGCGATATCCGCCGGCTGTCGGGCCTGGTGCGCTACATGCCGATCACCGCCACGGCCGCCATGGTGGCAGCCGCGGCCATGGCCGGTGTGCCGCTGCTCAACGGCTTCCTGTCGAAGGAGATGTTCTTCTCCGCATCGCTGGGCGTCAGCGGGCCCGTACCGCTGGTCGACCGCGCCCTGCCGTACGTGGCGATCGCCGCCGGCGCCTTCGGCGTCGCCTACTCGCTGCGCTTCATCATCGGTGCCTTCTTCGGGCCGGATCCGCTCGACCTGCCGCGCCAGCCACGCGAACCGCCGCGCTGGATGCGCTTTCCGATCGAGCTGCTGGTGCTGGCCTGCGTGCTGGTCGGCGTCATGCCGGGCATCACCGTGCGGCCACTGCTCGACATCGCGGTGCCGGCCGTGCTCGGCGGCGACACCCCGGCCTACCGCATCGCGGTCTGGCATGGCTTCAGCCTGCCGTTCGCCATGAGCCTGGCCGCGCTGGCGGGCGGTGCCCTGCTCTACCGGCTGCTGCGCGCCCGCCTGGAGGCCGGGGAGGAAGGCATCCCGCTGCTGCCACCGGTCGATGGCCGGGTGGTGTTCGAGCGCACGCTGGAGCTGACGCGTCGCGCCGCCGGCCGGCTCGAGGGCTGGCTGAACCCGCAGCGCCTGCAGCCGCAGCTGCGCTGGATGGTTGCCGCCGCGGTCGTCGCCGCGGCGGTTCCCGCCTGGCGCGGCAGCCTCGCCGGCGGCGGCCTGGCGGCACCCTCGCAGGCCGCGCCAGCCGACTGGCTCTTCGGCCTGGCCTGGGTGGTGGGGGGCGGCTGTGCGCTGGTCGCCGCCCAGCAGGCGAAGTTCCACCGGCTGGCTGCACTGATGCTGGCCGGGGGTGCCGGACTGGTCACCTGCATGACCTTCATCTGGTTCTCCGCGCCGGACCTGGCGCTGACGCAGTTCCTGGTGGAGATCGTCACCACGGTGATGCTGCTGCTCGGGCTGCGCTGGCTGCCCCGGCGCATCCCGTTCGCCGCGACCCGCGCCGGCGCGCTGGCGGCGCTGCCCAGGCGCAGTCTGGACCTGCTGCTGGCCATCGCCGCGGGCGGTGGCCTGGCACTGTTGTCGTACCTGGCGATGAGCCAGGCACCGGTGGAGCGCATCTCCCGGTTCTTCGTGGCGCACGCCTTCGACAGGGGTGGCGGCACCAATGTCGTCAACGTGATCCTGGTCGACTTCCGCGGCTTCGATACCCTCGGCGAGATCACCGTGCTGGCGGTCGCCGGCCTGGCGCTGTATTCGCTGCTGCGACGCTTCCGGCCGGCGCCCGAGAGCACCCGGCCGCCGCCGCAGCAGGGCCTCCCGGAAGCGGACCTGGAGCGGGAGATGCAGGTGCCGGCGGTGATCATGCGGCTGATGCTGCCGGTGTCCGTGGTACTCGCGCTGTACTTCCTGCTCCGCGGCCACAACCAGCCGGGTGGCGGCTTCGTCGCCGGGCTGACGCTGGCCATCGGCATCAGCCTCCAGGCCATGGCGGGTGGCACCCGCTGGCTCGAGGCGCGCCTGAGGATACGGCCGCTGCAGTGGATGGGCCTGGGCCTGCTGCTGGCCGTGGCCACCGGCGCCGGCTCCTGGTGGTTCGCGCGGCCGTTTCTCGCCTCGGGGGTCTGGCACGCTGACCTGCCCTGGCTGGGCGAACTGCACCTGCCGAGCGCGGTGCTGTTCGACCTCGGGGTGTTCCTCCTCGTCCTGGGAGTGACGATCCTCATGCTGATCACGCTCGCCCACCAGTCGGTGCGCGGCGAACGCCAGGCGCGCCAGCTGGAACCCTCGCCATGGCAGAGCTGATCCTGTCACTCGCCATCGGCGTGCTCGCCGGCGCGGGCACCTGGCTGCTGCTGCGCCCGCGGACCTTCCAGGTGGTCATCGGCCTGTCGCTGCTCTCCAATGCGGTGAATCTGTTCCTCTTCGGCATGGGCGGCCTGAAGTCCGGGGCGGCGCCGATCGTGCCCGCCGGGCCGGCACCGGACGCCGCCCTGCTGGCGGACCCGCTGCCCCAGGCGCTGGTGCTGACCGCCATCGTCATCGGCTTCGCCATGACGGCCCTGCTGCTGGTGGTGCTGCTGGCCGCGCGTGGCCTGGCCGGCACCGACCACGTGGACGGTCGCGAGGGCGGGCAGTGATCCGCTGGCAGCCACATCTGGTGGTGCTGCCGATCGTGCTGCCGCTGGCCGCGGCGGCACTGATGCTCTTCGTCAGCGAGCAACGCCGCATGGTCAAGCGCATGGTCTCCTCGCTGACCATGCTGGCCGTATTGGCCGTGGCGGCCCTGCTGGTACAGCAGGCGGGCCAGGGGCCGCCGGCCGTCTACCGCCTCGGCGGCTGGCCGGCGCCGTTCGGCATCGTGCTGGTGGCCGACCGGCTCGCGGCACTGATGGTCCTGCTCGCCTCGCTGCTGGCGCTGGCGGCGCTGGTGTTCTCGTTCGCGCGCTGGGATCGTGCCGGACCCCGCTTCCACAGCCTGGTGCTGGTGCTGCTCATGGGCGTCAATGGCGCCTTCCTCACCGGGGACCTGTTCAACCTGTTCGTGTTCTTCGAGGTGTTCCTCGCCGCCTCCTACGGGCTGGCGCTGCATGGCGCCGGCGCCGCGCGCGTGCAGGCGGGCCTGCATTACATCGTGGTCAACCTGGCCGCGGCGCTGCTGTTCCTGGTGGGCGTCGCCCTGATCTACGGCGTCACCGGCACGCTCAATCTGGCGGACCTGGCGCTGCGCATCCCGGCGACGGCAGGCACCGGCCGGACATTGCTCGAAGCCGGTGCCGCCGTGCTCGGCATCGCCTTCCTGGTGAAGGCCGGCATGTGGCCCCTGTGCTTCTGGCTGCCGCGAGCCTATGGCATGGCCTGCGCACCGGCCGCCGCCGTGTTCGTCATCCTCACCAAGGTCGGCATCTACGCCATCCTGCGGGTCTGGCTGCTGTTCTTCGGCGGCACGGAGGCGGCGCCGCACTTCGGCCAGGAAGTCCTGATCGCCGGCGGCCTGCTGACGCTCGCCGTGGGCGCCATCGGCGTCTTCAGCTCGCCCAGCCTGTCGCGGCTGGCGACCTGCAGCCTGATCGTCTCCTGCGGCACCCTGCTCGCCGCGCTGGGAACGGGCGATCCCGCAGTGAGCGCTGCCAGCCTCTACTACCTCGTTGCCTCGACGCTGGGCCTGGGCACGCTGTTCCTGCTGATCGAGCCGATGGAACGCAGCGGTGGCGAGGCGGGCGTGCGCAGCATCACCGAGGAGTCGGTCGGCAGCTTCGAAGCCGAGGACCGCGAGGAGGTCGGGGTTGCCATCCCGGCGGCCTGGGCGTTCCTCGGCATGTCGTTCGTCGTCTGCGCCCTGCTGGTGGCCGGGCTGCCACCCATGCCCGGATTCGTCGCCAAGCTGGCGCTCCTCGATGCCCTGATCCGCCCGGAGCCGGTCGGCGCGTCCGCCTGGATGCTGATGTCGCTGCTGCTGCTGTCCGGGCTGTCGACCCTGGTGGCGGCCAGCCGCATCGGCGCGCGCATCTTCTGGATGCCGGCGCAGCCGCTGGCGGCCCGCGTCAGCGCCATCGAGATGATGGCCGTGCTGCTGCTGCTCGGCGCCGCCATCCTGCTGGTGGTGCAGGCCGGCCCGGTGATGCAGTATCTGGGGGACACGGCGCAGGCGCTGCATGCGCCGCATGATTACCTGGAAGGGGTGCTCGATTGAGGGAGCGGCTGTCCGGCCTGTGCTTGTGGCTGTCGCTCACGGCGCTGTGGCTGGCCCTGAACCAGAGCCTGTGGGCCGGCGATGTGCTGCTGGGCGCGCTCATCGCCCTGGTTGCCTGTCGCGCCTATCGCAGGCTGCAGCCCCCGGCCGACCCGGTGCCGGCACAGGCTGCCGCCTGGCGACGCGGCCGCACCGCCTTCCGGCTGCTGCTGGAAGTCGCCATCGACGTGGTGCGCTCCAATATCGCCGTGGCACGCATCATCCTGTTCCGGGGCACGCGCAACCAGACCGCGGGATTCCTCGACATTCCGCTGCAGCTGCGCGACCCGGCAGGGCTCGCCACCCTGGCCTGCATCATCACCGCGACGCCCGGTACTGCCTGGGGGCGTTACGATGCCGGACGCGGCATCCTCACCATCCACGTCCTCGACCTGGTCGACAGGTCGGCCTGGACCCGCATCATCAAGGACCGCTACGAGCGGCGCCTGCAGGAGATCTTCGAATGACCGCCCTGCTCCTCGATGGCAGCCTGTTGCTGGCCCAGGGCCTGCTGACGCTGGCGATGGCCCTGGCTACGCTGCGGCTGATGCGCGGGCCGCGCGCCCAGGACCGGGTGCTGGCCCTCGACACGCTGTACGTCAGCGCGATGCTGGTGCTGCTGCTGCTCGGCATGCGCAGCGGCGTCGGCCACTACTTCGATGCCGCCCTGGTGATCGGCACGCTCGGTTTCGTCTCGACCGCGGCACTCGCCCGCTTCCTGCTGCGCGGCGAGGTGATCGAATGAGCCGCCGCAAAGGGACGGGCTGATGGCCCAGTTCGCCGACCTGCCGTGGGTGGTGGCCGTGCCGGTCGCGCTGCTGGCCCTGTGCGGGGCCGCGCTGACGCTGGTCGGCGCGCTCGGCCTGCTGCGACTCGGCACCTTCCACGAGCGCGTGCACGCACCGACGCTCGGGACCACGCTCGGCACGGGATGCATCCTGCTGGCGTCGATGCTGCTGTTCTCCAGTCTGGAGACACGGCCGGTGCTGCACGAGATCGTGCTCGGCCTGTTCATGACCCTCACCACGCCGGTGACCTTCGTGCTGCTGCTGCGGGCGGCACGGCGGCGCGAGGGCTCGGGCAATTGAGAAGCCCGCCATCCCGGCGCCACGGCCGGCGCGCCCGGGAATCCGCCGGCCTCAGGCCGCGAACTGCTCCGCCGCCGCGCGCAGCGTGGCGCTGTTGATCGCCGCCGCGTACTGCGCCTCGTAGTTCGATCCCTTGAGGGTCTTGCGCACGATGCTCTCGAGGTTGGGGCGCTTGTCGGCAGGGCCCTCGCCGCTGCCGATGCCGCCGCCGAACTCGATCATGTGGCTGATCCCCTGCTGCATGGCGGTCGCCAGGCAGCCCACCCAGTCCACGGGATTGAAGAGCTGGAAGAACAGCCGCGTGCGGATCGCGCCCGCCGCGGCATCGTGCAGGCTGGCGGTGTAGTTGGACAGCACGCCGATGGCCAGCGGCGCGAAGGGCGTGGCATCGAGGGTCTCGCGGAAGCGCCGTGCCGCCTCCACCATCAGGTAGGTATGGAATGCGCCTTCGGTCGCCAGCCTGATGGCGCGCTTGCGCGGGCTGGTCTGCTCCATCTCCGCGGCCAGCGCCTCGAGGTCGGCCTCGCGGCCGCCGACGACCGTCTGCTCGGGCAGGTTGATGCTCGCCACCTGGCAGTAGTGCCGGTCGGCGATGGCGCGGGCCGCGGCGGCATCGAGGCCCAGCGCCAGCATGCCGCCCTCGCCGTGCTCGCCCATCAGCTCGCCCCGGCGCCGCACCAGGCGCAGGCCATCGGCGAAGCCGAGGCTGCCGGCGGCGACCAGCGCCGTGTACTCGCCGAGGCTGTGCCCGGCGGCGAGCAGCGGCAGCACGGGCCTGCCCACCAGCGCCTGGAACACGCGCAGGCAGGCCACCTCGTGGGTGAGCAGCGCCGGCTGGGTGTGGCGGGTGAGGCCGATCTCGCCGGCCGGATCCTCGAAGGACAGCCGCGCCATGTCATAGCCGAGCGCCTCGCTGGCCTCGGCGTAGGTTTCGCGGGCGACGCTGTAGTCAGCGCAGAGGTCGCTGCCCATCCCCCGGTACTGCGAGCCCTGCCCCGGGAACACGAACATGATGCGCCGCTCGGCCATGGAATCACCCCGCTGGAAACACGGCGCAGAGAATAGCAAAACGGAGGCGTCGCGAGCCGTCGCCCGCGGCGCCCCCGTGCGGCGGGATCAGGCGTCTTCCAGCAGGCTGCGCAGCATCCACGCGGTCTTCTCGTGGATCTGCATGCGCTGGGTCAGCAGGTCGGCCGTCGGTTCATCACCCGCCTTGTCCACCAGCGGGAACAGCTTGCGCGCCGTGCGCACCACCGTCTCCTGGCCCGTCACCAGGTTGCGGATCATGTCCTCCGCGCCGGGCACGCCGGTTTCCTCCTTGATGGCGGTGAGCCGGGCGAAGGCCTGGTAGGAGCCCGGCGCCGGATAGCCCAGGGCACGGATGCGCTCGGCGATGACGTCCACCGCCAGCGCCAGCTCGGTGTACTGCGCCTCGAACATGAGGTGCAGCGTGTTGAACATGGGCCCGGTGACGTTCCAGTGGTAGTTGTGCGTCTTCAGGTACAGCGTGTAGCTGTCTGCCAGCAGCTTGCCGAGCCCCTCCGCGATCGCCTTGCGGTCCTTCTCCTTGATGCCGATATCGATGGCCACGGGATTCTCCTCTGGTTTTCCACAGCCCTATCCTAGCCCGTCGCCCGAATCATTCCAGTAGAATGTTGCGATCGGATTGTTCGCCTTTCTGGATGAACCATGGCCCGGGCCGGAAACCAGGCAGCGCAACCCCGCCACCTGCCGACGGTGCGCCAGCTGCGCTACTTCGTCACCCTGGAGCGCCTCGGTCACTTCGGCCGGGCGGCAGCGGCCTGCTGTGTCTCGCAATCCGCCTTCAGCGTGGCCATCCGCGAGCTCGAGGGCCTGCTCGGCGTCAGCCTGGTGGAACGGACCAACCGGCGCGTCACCATCACCCGCGCCGGGCACGACATCGCCACGCAGGCGCGGCTCTGCCTCGGCGACATCGAGAGCCTGGTGGACATGGCGCGGGAGCGCCGGCAGGCGCTCAGCGGCCCGCTGCGCCTCGGAGTCATCCCCACCATCGCGCCCTTCCTGCTGCCCGCGGCGCTGCCACGGCTGCGGCGCAAGTTCCCGGCGCTGCAGCTGTTCATCCGCGAGGCGCTGACCGATACGCTGCTCGACGAACTGGCGCAGGGCACGCTGGACCTGCTGCTGGTCGCCCTGCCGCACGAGCTGCGTGGCACCGAGGTCATGCCGCTGTTCGAGGAGCGCTTCCTGCTGGCCTGCCGGGAGGACACGCGCCTCACCGACCCGCGGCATTTCGTGGTGAACCGCCTGGCGCCGGAGTCCATCCTGCTGCTGGAGGAAGGCCACTGCATGCGCGAGCATGCCCTCGCCGCCTGCCGCCTGCGCAGCCGTAGCCGGGTCAGCCCCTTCGCCGCCTCGAGCCTGCACACCCTGCTGGAAATGGTCGACAGCGACCTCGGCATCAGCTTCGTGCCGGAAATGGCGGCGGGCTCGGGACTGCTGCGGCACACCCGCGTACGCACCTGGCCGCTGCCCGGTGGCGCGGGCCGCGAAATTGCCCTGTGCTGGCGCCGCCGCTCGGCACGCGGCGCGGACTTTCGCCAGCTCGGCGAGCTGTTCCGCCAGGCCCGGCCGCAGGCCA
Coding sequences:
- a CDS encoding monovalent cation/H+ antiporter subunit A — its product is MPASLLLPLILALPAAGAVGALLFRVNARNAEAWLAAICSLAAFLLLLGCYPQLARGETLRLTLEWLPALGLAFALRMDGFAWMFSLIITGIGLLVVIYARYYMSPRDPVPRFFAFFLSFMASMLGVVLSGNLVQLVLFWELTSLSSFMLIGYWHHNPAARNGARMALLVTGSGGLALFAGVLLIGRMVGSYDLDVVLAAGDLVRGHALYLPALLLVVAGALTKSAQFPWHFWLPQAMVAPTPVSAYLHSAAMVKLGVFLLVRLWPVLAGTDAWMLSVGLAGLVTFVLGAFIAIFQQDLKGLLAYSTISHLGLITALLGLNSPLATVAAIFHILNHATFKASLFMAVGVIDHEAGTRDIRRLSGLVRYMPITATAAMVAAAAMAGVPLLNGFLSKEMFFSASLGVSGPVPLVDRALPYVAIAAGAFGVAYSLRFIIGAFFGPDPLDLPRQPREPPRWMRFPIELLVLACVLVGVMPGITVRPLLDIAVPAVLGGDTPAYRIAVWHGFSLPFAMSLAALAGGALLYRLLRARLEAGEEGIPLLPPVDGRVVFERTLELTRRAAGRLEGWLNPQRLQPQLRWMVAAAVVAAAVPAWRGSLAGGGLAAPSQAAPADWLFGLAWVVGGGCALVAAQQAKFHRLAALMLAGGAGLVTCMTFIWFSAPDLALTQFLVEIVTTVMLLLGLRWLPRRIPFAATRAGALAALPRRSLDLLLAIAAGGGLALLSYLAMSQAPVERISRFFVAHAFDRGGGTNVVNVILVDFRGFDTLGEITVLAVAGLALYSLLRRFRPAPESTRPPPQQGLPEADLEREMQVPAVIMRLMLPVSVVLALYFLLRGHNQPGGGFVAGLTLAIGISLQAMAGGTRWLEARLRIRPLQWMGLGLLLAVATGAGSWWFARPFLASGVWHADLPWLGELHLPSAVLFDLGVFLLVLGVTILMLITLAHQSVRGERQARQLEPSPWQS
- a CDS encoding Na+/H+ antiporter subunit C; amino-acid sequence: MAELILSLAIGVLAGAGTWLLLRPRTFQVVIGLSLLSNAVNLFLFGMGGLKSGAAPIVPAGPAPDAALLADPLPQALVLTAIVIGFAMTALLLVVLLAARGLAGTDHVDGREGGQ
- a CDS encoding monovalent cation/H+ antiporter subunit D, yielding MRWQPHLVVLPIVLPLAAAALMLFVSEQRRMVKRMVSSLTMLAVLAVAALLVQQAGQGPPAVYRLGGWPAPFGIVLVADRLAALMVLLASLLALAALVFSFARWDRAGPRFHSLVLVLLMGVNGAFLTGDLFNLFVFFEVFLAASYGLALHGAGAARVQAGLHYIVVNLAAALLFLVGVALIYGVTGTLNLADLALRIPATAGTGRTLLEAGAAVLGIAFLVKAGMWPLCFWLPRAYGMACAPAAAVFVILTKVGIYAILRVWLLFFGGTEAAPHFGQEVLIAGGLLTLAVGAIGVFSSPSLSRLATCSLIVSCGTLLAALGTGDPAVSAASLYYLVASTLGLGTLFLLIEPMERSGGEAGVRSITEESVGSFEAEDREEVGVAIPAAWAFLGMSFVVCALLVAGLPPMPGFVAKLALLDALIRPEPVGASAWMLMSLLLLSGLSTLVAASRIGARIFWMPAQPLAARVSAIEMMAVLLLLGAAILLVVQAGPVMQYLGDTAQALHAPHDYLEGVLD
- a CDS encoding Na+/H+ antiporter subunit E — protein: MSGLCLWLSLTALWLALNQSLWAGDVLLGALIALVACRAYRRLQPPADPVPAQAAAWRRGRTAFRLLLEVAIDVVRSNIAVARIILFRGTRNQTAGFLDIPLQLRDPAGLATLACIITATPGTAWGRYDAGRGILTIHVLDLVDRSAWTRIIKDRYERRLQEIFE
- a CDS encoding K+/H+ antiporter subunit F, giving the protein MTALLLDGSLLLAQGLLTLAMALATLRLMRGPRAQDRVLALDTLYVSAMLVLLLLGMRSGVGHYFDAALVIGTLGFVSTAALARFLLRGEVIE
- a CDS encoding cation:proton antiporter, producing MAQFADLPWVVAVPVALLALCGAALTLVGALGLLRLGTFHERVHAPTLGTTLGTGCILLASMLLFSSLETRPVLHEIVLGLFMTLTTPVTFVLLLRAARRREGSGN
- a CDS encoding ACP S-malonyltransferase, with protein sequence MAERRIMFVFPGQGSQYRGMGSDLCADYSVARETYAEASEALGYDMARLSFEDPAGEIGLTRHTQPALLTHEVACLRVFQALVGRPVLPLLAAGHSLGEYTALVAAGSLGFADGLRLVRRRGELMGEHGEGGMLALGLDAAAARAIADRHYCQVASINLPEQTVVGGREADLEALAAEMEQTSPRKRAIRLATEGAFHTYLMVEAARRFRETLDATPFAPLAIGVLSNYTASLHDAAAGAIRTRLFFQLFNPVDWVGCLATAMQQGISHMIEFGGGIGSGEGPADKRPNLESIVRKTLKGSNYEAQYAAAINSATLRAAAEQFAA
- a CDS encoding DNA starvation/stationary phase protection protein produces the protein MAIDIGIKEKDRKAIAEGLGKLLADSYTLYLKTHNYHWNVTGPMFNTLHLMFEAQYTELALAVDVIAERIRALGYPAPGSYQAFARLTAIKEETGVPGAEDMIRNLVTGQETVVRTARKLFPLVDKAGDEPTADLLTQRMQIHEKTAWMLRSLLEDA
- a CDS encoding hydrogen peroxide-inducible genes activator, translating into MARAGNQAAQPRHLPTVRQLRYFVTLERLGHFGRAAAACCVSQSAFSVAIRELEGLLGVSLVERTNRRVTITRAGHDIATQARLCLGDIESLVDMARERRQALSGPLRLGVIPTIAPFLLPAALPRLRRKFPALQLFIREALTDTLLDELAQGTLDLLLVALPHELRGTEVMPLFEERFLLACREDTRLTDPRHFVVNRLAPESILLLEEGHCMREHALAACRLRSRSRVSPFAASSLHTLLEMVDSDLGISFVPEMAAGSGLLRHTRVRTWPLPGGAGREIALCWRRRSARGADFRQLGELFRQARPQAT